In Pelosinus sp. UFO1, one genomic interval encodes:
- the bioA gene encoding adenosylmethionine--8-amino-7-oxononanoate transaminase, translating into MNEIESKDKEYIWHPFTQMQDWLDQPQMVIEAAEGIKLIDDQGNAYYDGVSSLWVNLHGHRHPTIDQAITDQLGKVAHTTMLGLINVPAAQLAEELMAVVPKGLTKLFYSDDGSTAVEIAIKMAYQYWQLQGKKKKQKFVTLANAYHGDTIGTVSVGGIDLFHRIFSSLLFESIQAPSPCCYHCRLVSDPQNCGMACIDEVEKILAQRHEEIAAMIIEPLVQAAAGMLAQPPGYLKRLREVTQKYNVLLLVDEVATGFGRTGKMFACDHEEISPDMMMVAKGITGGYLPLAATFMTDEIYNAFLGDAQQRTFFHGHSYTGNPLCCAAGLANLKIFREEKVLAGLPEKIAAAREQLVKLTALKHVGDIRQWGLMIGIELVENPRDKTPFPWELAVGAKVCKQARNHGLIIRPIGSVVVFMPPLASTVGEIEHMLSLIYLSIKEVTEEEKPQYAAKNVTAIMI; encoded by the coding sequence TTGAATGAAATAGAAAGTAAAGATAAGGAATATATTTGGCATCCCTTTACACAGATGCAAGATTGGCTGGATCAGCCCCAAATGGTGATTGAGGCTGCAGAGGGGATAAAACTGATCGATGATCAAGGTAATGCTTATTATGATGGGGTTTCTTCCTTGTGGGTCAATCTTCATGGACACCGTCATCCAACGATAGATCAGGCGATCACTGATCAATTAGGTAAGGTCGCTCATACTACGATGTTAGGTTTGATTAATGTACCAGCGGCTCAGTTGGCGGAAGAATTAATGGCAGTTGTGCCTAAAGGGTTAACAAAGTTATTTTACTCGGATGATGGCTCAACAGCTGTAGAAATTGCCATTAAGATGGCTTACCAGTATTGGCAGCTGCAAGGTAAAAAGAAAAAACAAAAGTTTGTTACGTTAGCAAACGCTTATCATGGCGATACCATAGGTACGGTGAGTGTTGGTGGAATTGATTTGTTTCATCGTATTTTTTCTTCCCTGCTATTTGAATCCATACAGGCACCCTCGCCATGTTGCTATCACTGCAGGCTGGTTTCTGATCCTCAAAATTGTGGTATGGCCTGTATTGATGAGGTGGAGAAAATTTTGGCGCAAAGGCATGAAGAGATTGCCGCGATGATTATTGAACCACTAGTTCAGGCAGCAGCAGGTATGTTGGCGCAGCCACCAGGATATTTAAAAAGATTACGAGAAGTAACCCAAAAATATAATGTGCTGCTCTTGGTTGATGAAGTAGCTACAGGTTTTGGCCGTACTGGTAAAATGTTTGCCTGTGATCATGAGGAGATATCGCCTGATATGATGATGGTGGCAAAAGGGATCACAGGAGGTTACTTACCTTTAGCCGCTACTTTTATGACTGATGAAATATATAACGCCTTTTTAGGAGATGCCCAGCAACGAACTTTTTTTCATGGGCATTCTTATACTGGCAATCCTTTATGTTGTGCCGCTGGTTTGGCAAATTTAAAGATATTCCGCGAAGAAAAGGTGTTAGCAGGTCTTCCTGAAAAAATAGCAGCGGCCCGTGAGCAGCTTGTCAAACTTACCGCTTTAAAGCACGTAGGAGATATCCGCCAGTGGGGCTTGATGATTGGCATTGAATTAGTTGAGAACCCTAGAGATAAGACCCCCTTTCCATGGGAGTTAGCAGTGGGGGCTAAAGTCTGCAAACAGGCCAGGAACCATGGTTTAATCATTCGTCCCATTGGCAGCGTAGTTGTTTTTATGCCACCCCTTGCCAGTACGGTAGGAGAAATTGAACATATGCTTTCACTGATTTACTTGTCGATAAAAGAAGTCACCGAAGAGGAAAAGCCCCAATACGCCGCTAAAAACGTAACTGCTATTATGATATAA
- the bioD gene encoding dethiobiotin synthase, translating into MSGLFITGTDTDIGKTVITGGIAAALKVRGLQVGVMKPLASGGVVNQAGKLVAEDATFLMKAAGIGEEKRDAVNPLCLAPALTPAVAAVMSGVEIDISLILRAYHKLTESYEPVVVEGVGGITAPLWQEYLLVDLMVQLDLPVIVVTGPKLGTINHTVLTVEYARNRGLHVAGIIINAWNEAEVGILEKSNEEYIRRLTHVPIVGKFPHVSAIKEGDIPPIELAKIAEEYLQIDELIPIIKRGTRF; encoded by the coding sequence ATGTCTGGATTATTTATTACAGGGACGGATACAGATATTGGTAAGACTGTGATTACTGGAGGAATTGCCGCAGCACTCAAAGTTCGGGGGTTACAGGTAGGGGTGATGAAACCCCTAGCATCAGGTGGAGTGGTTAATCAGGCTGGTAAGTTAGTGGCAGAAGATGCTACCTTTTTGATGAAGGCAGCTGGTATTGGAGAAGAAAAGCGCGATGCAGTGAACCCTTTATGTTTGGCTCCTGCCCTGACGCCAGCTGTGGCTGCAGTAATGAGTGGGGTAGAAATAGATATATCTCTCATTCTTAGGGCCTATCACAAGTTAACGGAAAGCTATGAACCAGTAGTCGTAGAGGGTGTAGGTGGAATTACAGCTCCTTTATGGCAAGAATATCTATTGGTTGATCTTATGGTGCAGCTTGATTTGCCAGTTATTGTTGTTACCGGGCCTAAATTAGGAACGATTAATCATACAGTGCTAACCGTCGAGTATGCTCGTAATCGTGGATTACATGTAGCAGGCATTATTATAAATGCCTGGAATGAGGCTGAGGTAGGTATTCTGGAAAAATCCAATGAAGAATATATTAGGCGTTTAACCCACGTACCAATAGTCGGGAAATTTCCTCATGTGTCTGCCATAAAAGAAGGCGATATACCGCCAATCGAGTTAGCTAAGATTGCAGAGGAATATTTACAGATAGATGAGCTTATTCCTATCATCAAAAGGGGGACAAGGTTTTGA